A single region of the Streptomyces caelestis genome encodes:
- a CDS encoding carbonic anhydrase family protein codes for MELDALPPACTEPYRYLGSTTTCPCTTGVRWTALTHPVQASAAALEHCRDLFPEGNAREVQPLGDRRIAGDRHRW; via the coding sequence GTGGAACTCGACGCACTGCCGCCGGCCTGCACCGAGCCGTACCGCTACCTCGGCTCCACCACCACCTGCCCCTGCACCACCGGGGTCCGCTGGACGGCGCTGACCCATCCGGTGCAGGCCTCCGCTGCCGCGCTGGAGCACTGCCGGGATCTCTTCCCTGAGGGCAACGCCCGTGAGGTGCAGCCGCTCGGCGACCGGCGCATCGCCGGTGACCGCCACCGCTGGTGA
- a CDS encoding GNAT family N-acetyltransferase, whose translation MRDYTIREATAEDLDGARVVMLDTVYRDFGTGYVPHWHADIIDPASFYVVPPRHTLLVAVDERDGTVAATAALDARGPAHPPNPRWLAERFPSGETAQLRRVYVHPEHRRRGLARRLVEGLLDFARADGGYRSVYLHTYPHSPGAMGLWRTLGKVVCDEREEVPGGGSGVVHFEIPFA comes from the coding sequence ATGCGCGACTACACCATCAGGGAAGCTACGGCGGAGGACCTCGACGGGGCTCGGGTGGTGATGCTCGACACGGTGTACCGCGACTTCGGGACGGGTTACGTGCCGCACTGGCACGCCGACATCATCGATCCCGCGTCCTTCTACGTCGTACCGCCCCGGCACACGCTCCTGGTCGCCGTGGACGAGCGGGACGGGACGGTGGCGGCCACGGCGGCGCTGGACGCGCGCGGCCCGGCGCACCCGCCGAACCCGCGCTGGCTGGCCGAGCGGTTCCCCTCGGGCGAGACCGCACAGCTCCGGCGCGTGTACGTGCACCCCGAGCACCGGCGGCGAGGGCTGGCCCGGCGCCTGGTCGAGGGGCTGCTGGACTTCGCGCGGGCCGACGGTGGTTACCGGTCCGTGTATCTGCACACGTATCCGCACTCGCCCGGCGCGATGGGCCTGTGGCGGACGCTGGGCAAGGTGGTGTGCGACGAGCGGGAGGAAGTGCCCGGCGGGGGCAGCGGCGTGGTGCACTTCGAGATCCCCTTCGCCTGA
- a CDS encoding ABC transporter permease subunit gives MAPLTKALAALRVLARGGGPTLLWRFVLTAGLVGSIGLLPWLSRTDPALTVLKARSADRDPTPETLRAIRDQLGLDDGPSVLLGRWLGGLLHGDAGTSWVSGAQVLPSVVQALGVSLLLVSGALVVAAVTATAVCARTLRLGSRGRLGTRGAGGTATAVLAALPEFLVASVLASVIGVQLGWLPALGWYGPQWMVLPALALGLPAGAVLGRLLDDLLPGAFAEPWALAAASRGVPPKSVARQAVRRCVPGLLPNLGLFVVGLTGGSVAVEQIFDIPGLGRLTLQAALAQDLPVLQTGTLALVVLAATAGVLARLTARLLIGPALRDGALHSLHRPAPPAPRTLPLLYGALLAAVIGLGLPRDALALDTLARLRAPSPAHPFGTDALGRDVLARVAHGALNTLGTALAVSAAALVAGLLLGLLPRLSGPLADTVSAVPPVLAGLLVTGITGSGPWTPALAVGVVAWSPLAAHTSSLLRQERATTHLAATRALGAGRWYLLRHELLPAVLPPVTRHALLRLPGVALSLAALGFLGLGAQPPSPEWGLLLAENQPYAERAPWAVLFPAAVLALLGALAVTAAGGVRLPRRRGRTDSPAGPSPGDRVVPAPRRRPNRTDALLAPVPTPTTEER, from the coding sequence ATGGCACCCCTGACCAAGGCCCTGGCCGCCCTGCGCGTTCTGGCGCGCGGTGGCGGCCCGACGCTGCTGTGGCGGTTCGTGCTCACGGCCGGCCTGGTGGGCTCGATCGGCCTGCTGCCGTGGCTGTCGCGTACCGACCCGGCGCTGACCGTGCTCAAGGCCCGCTCGGCGGACCGTGACCCGACCCCCGAGACACTGCGCGCGATCCGCGACCAACTCGGTCTGGACGACGGCCCGTCGGTTCTGCTCGGCCGCTGGCTGGGCGGGCTGCTGCACGGGGACGCGGGCACGTCGTGGGTGTCCGGCGCCCAGGTGCTGCCCTCCGTCGTACAGGCGCTCGGTGTGTCGTTGCTGCTGGTGTCCGGCGCCCTCGTCGTCGCCGCGGTCACGGCGACAGCCGTGTGCGCCCGTACGCTCCGGCTCGGTTCGCGGGGCCGGCTCGGCACGCGCGGTGCCGGTGGCACGGCGACCGCGGTGCTGGCAGCGCTGCCGGAGTTCCTCGTCGCCTCGGTGCTCGCCTCGGTGATCGGCGTGCAGCTGGGCTGGCTGCCCGCCCTGGGCTGGTACGGGCCGCAGTGGATGGTGCTGCCCGCGCTGGCCCTCGGCCTGCCCGCCGGCGCGGTCCTCGGGCGGCTGCTGGACGACCTGCTGCCCGGCGCGTTCGCCGAGCCCTGGGCGCTGGCCGCCGCGTCCCGCGGTGTCCCGCCGAAGTCCGTGGCGCGGCAGGCGGTGCGCCGCTGTGTGCCCGGACTGCTGCCCAACCTGGGCCTGTTCGTGGTCGGTCTGACCGGCGGGTCGGTCGCCGTCGAGCAGATCTTCGACATCCCGGGCCTGGGCCGGCTCACCCTCCAGGCCGCCCTCGCCCAGGACCTGCCCGTCCTGCAGACCGGCACGCTCGCCCTCGTCGTGCTCGCGGCCACCGCCGGCGTCCTCGCCCGGCTCACGGCCCGGCTGCTCATCGGGCCCGCGCTGCGCGACGGCGCCCTGCACTCCCTGCACCGGCCCGCGCCACCCGCGCCCCGCACCCTTCCCCTGCTGTACGGGGCACTGCTCGCCGCGGTCATCGGTCTCGGCCTGCCGCGCGACGCCCTCGCCCTGGACACCCTCGCCCGGCTGCGAGCCCCCTCCCCGGCGCACCCGTTCGGGACGGACGCGCTGGGCCGGGACGTCCTCGCCCGTGTCGCCCACGGCGCGCTGAACACCCTCGGCACGGCGCTCGCGGTGAGTGCCGCCGCCCTCGTGGCCGGGCTGCTGCTGGGGCTGCTGCCGCGGCTGTCCGGGCCGCTGGCCGACACCGTCAGTGCCGTACCGCCCGTTCTGGCAGGGCTCCTCGTCACCGGCATCACGGGCAGCGGCCCCTGGACGCCCGCCCTCGCCGTCGGTGTCGTGGCCTGGTCCCCGCTGGCCGCCCACACGTCCTCCCTGCTGCGTCAGGAGCGCGCGACCACCCACCTGGCCGCCACCCGCGCGCTGGGCGCCGGGCGTTGGTACCTGCTCCGGCACGAACTGCTGCCCGCCGTGCTGCCGCCGGTGACCCGGCACGCCCTGCTCCGGCTGCCCGGCGTCGCGCTGAGCCTCGCCGCGCTCGGCTTCCTCGGCCTGGGCGCGCAGCCACCGTCCCCCGAGTGGGGCCTGCTGCTCGCCGAGAACCAGCCGTACGCCGAGCGCGCCCCATGGGCCGTCCTCTTCCCGGCCGCCGTACTCGCCCTGCTGGGGGCGCTCGCGGTGACGGCCGCCGGCGGCGTACGACTGCCCCGGCGGCGTGGGCGGACCGACAGCCCGGCGGGGCCGTCGCCCGGCGACCGGGTCGTACCCGCCCCGCGGCGGCGGCCGAACCGCACCGACGCCCTCCTGGCCCCTGTGCCCACCCCTACGACGGAAGAACGATGA
- a CDS encoding MDR family MFS transporter, with product MTGLISRVLTRRAVHAPTNETSDDGTRKAPRESTWRLWRDLSPLLRLLILTQLAFNIGFYAVLPFLAEHLGTAIGMAGWLVGFVLGLRTFSQQGLFVVGGSLVDRYGVRPVVLAGCVLRIAGFVWLGWAQASWAVIGAVLVIGFAAALFSPAVESEVARQAVVWEEEGHGSRTRLLALFSVAGQAGAFVGPLLGALLLAVDFRTACLAGAAVFVCVLAGHLRLMPQHIPGRVRVRQRGGARLLLRNRRFLALCCAYGTYLLAYNQLYLALPDEVQRAAGSQAPLSWLFALSSVLVVFAQLPVTRWAGDRLDLRRSMTAGLLLIASGFAVVAAARPAGWTGAAGLLPAAGFVVLLTVGQMLVVPAARAWVPDLAEEGRIGLYMGALSSVSGLIVLAGSAATGFVLDTGLPAAVPWLVLAAVPALAVALLPRREKRARGVGAAA from the coding sequence ATGACCGGCCTCATATCCCGTGTGCTGACCCGCCGGGCCGTCCACGCGCCCACGAACGAGACCTCCGACGACGGCACGCGCAAGGCCCCGCGCGAGAGCACCTGGCGGCTCTGGCGGGACCTGTCCCCGCTGCTGCGGCTGCTGATCCTGACCCAGCTCGCCTTCAACATCGGCTTCTACGCCGTGCTGCCGTTCCTCGCCGAGCACCTCGGCACCGCGATCGGCATGGCGGGCTGGCTGGTCGGCTTCGTCCTCGGCCTGCGCACCTTCAGCCAGCAGGGCCTGTTCGTGGTCGGCGGCTCGCTCGTCGACCGCTACGGCGTACGCCCGGTCGTGCTGGCCGGCTGCGTGCTGCGGATCGCCGGGTTCGTGTGGCTCGGGTGGGCGCAGGCGAGCTGGGCCGTGATCGGGGCCGTACTGGTGATCGGCTTCGCCGCCGCGCTGTTCTCCCCCGCCGTGGAGTCCGAGGTGGCCCGCCAGGCGGTGGTCTGGGAGGAGGAGGGGCACGGCTCACGCACCCGGCTCCTGGCCCTGTTCAGCGTGGCGGGCCAGGCCGGGGCCTTCGTCGGGCCGCTGCTCGGCGCGCTGCTGCTCGCCGTCGACTTCCGCACCGCGTGCCTGGCCGGCGCCGCGGTCTTCGTGTGCGTCCTCGCCGGGCACCTGCGGCTGATGCCGCAGCACATCCCCGGCAGGGTCCGCGTCCGCCAGCGGGGCGGAGCGCGCCTGCTGCTGCGCAACCGCCGCTTCCTGGCCCTGTGCTGCGCGTACGGCACGTACCTGCTGGCCTACAACCAGCTGTATCTGGCCCTGCCGGACGAGGTGCAGCGCGCGGCGGGCTCCCAGGCGCCGCTGTCCTGGCTGTTCGCCCTGTCCTCGGTGCTGGTGGTGTTCGCCCAGCTGCCGGTGACCCGCTGGGCGGGCGACCGGCTCGACCTGCGCCGCTCCATGACCGCCGGGCTGCTGCTGATCGCGTCCGGTTTCGCGGTGGTGGCCGCGGCGCGCCCCGCGGGCTGGACGGGTGCCGCCGGGCTGCTGCCGGCCGCGGGCTTCGTCGTGCTGCTCACCGTGGGGCAGATGCTGGTGGTGCCCGCCGCCCGCGCCTGGGTTCCCGACCTCGCCGAGGAGGGCCGGATCGGCCTCTACATGGGTGCGCTGTCGTCCGTCTCGGGCCTGATCGTCCTCGCCGGCAGCGCGGCCACCGGCTTCGTGCTCGATACGGGCCTCCCGGCCGCCGTGCCCTGGCTGGTCCTCGCGGCCGTACCGGCGCTGGCGGTGGCGCTGTTGCCGCGCCGGGAGAAGCGGGCGCGGGGGGTGGGCGCGGCGGCCTGA
- a CDS encoding serine/threonine-protein kinase gives MLLAGRYRLDVEIGRGGMGEVWRAYDETLARAVAVKLLLPQDTDATAASRFRLEAQTAGRLNHPNVVGVLDFGEYDNRLYLVMELVEGDSLARVLSVSGALPAERVAVLAAQAAAGLAAAHQQGIVHRDVKPANLLLDAGGTLKIGDFGIARFLDDPGAALTATGQIVGTGLYLAPERALGRPAGPASDMYSLGCVLYQLLSGRPPFQADTAVALLHQHLDNAPVPPRELGVAGLPPAFESYLLALLAKQPEDRPTAQQAAEWFAAGAWRGLPEPLPEAASPVRPSGPGPYAASPVPSSGPGPYAAADTGSPTTYALPTGSRTAPNGRSRRAAPRNGLGNHRRTAATVAGAALFLAAMLAGMLWFSPDNTATEGTEPDASPSASSPAATPPADSADPLASAPATATTPTVGSVADVSPSPTAPDTPAPTEPTPGPTSPPQEASGSSPEKADKPQQEQPPRAGEHGENDDDEGDD, from the coding sequence GTGCTGCTAGCGGGCCGCTACCGGCTGGACGTTGAGATCGGGCGCGGCGGAATGGGAGAGGTCTGGCGTGCGTACGACGAGACGCTCGCCAGAGCGGTGGCCGTCAAGCTGCTGCTGCCTCAGGACACGGACGCGACGGCGGCCTCCCGGTTCCGCCTGGAGGCCCAGACGGCCGGACGTCTCAACCATCCCAACGTGGTCGGAGTCCTGGACTTCGGCGAGTACGACAACCGGCTGTACCTGGTGATGGAGCTGGTCGAGGGCGACAGTCTCGCCCGGGTGCTGTCCGTCTCCGGCGCGCTCCCCGCCGAGCGGGTGGCGGTGCTCGCCGCCCAGGCCGCCGCCGGACTCGCCGCCGCGCACCAGCAGGGCATCGTGCACCGGGACGTCAAACCCGCCAACCTCCTGCTGGACGCGGGCGGCACGCTGAAGATCGGCGACTTCGGCATCGCGCGCTTCCTCGACGACCCGGGCGCCGCGCTCACCGCCACCGGCCAGATCGTCGGCACCGGGCTCTACCTAGCGCCCGAACGGGCCCTGGGCCGGCCCGCGGGCCCCGCCTCCGACATGTACTCCCTGGGGTGCGTGCTGTACCAGCTCCTCAGCGGCCGCCCGCCGTTCCAGGCCGACACCGCCGTCGCGCTCCTCCACCAGCACCTCGACAACGCCCCCGTACCGCCCCGCGAGCTCGGTGTCGCCGGTCTGCCGCCGGCCTTCGAGAGCTACCTCCTCGCCCTGCTCGCCAAGCAGCCCGAGGACCGGCCCACGGCGCAGCAGGCCGCCGAGTGGTTCGCCGCCGGCGCCTGGCGGGGGCTGCCCGAGCCGCTGCCGGAGGCGGCGTCCCCGGTGCGGCCCTCGGGGCCGGGACCGTACGCGGCGTCCCCGGTGCCCTCCTCCGGGCCGGGGCCGTACGCGGCAGCCGACACCGGCAGCCCGACCACGTACGCGCTGCCCACGGGGTCCCGCACCGCCCCGAACGGGCGGTCACGTCGCGCCGCACCCCGCAACGGCCTCGGCAACCACCGGAGAACGGCCGCGACGGTGGCCGGCGCGGCACTGTTCCTCGCCGCGATGCTCGCCGGCATGCTGTGGTTCTCGCCCGACAACACCGCGACGGAGGGCACGGAACCCGACGCGTCCCCGTCCGCGAGCAGCCCGGCCGCCACCCCGCCGGCCGACTCCGCCGACCCCCTCGCGTCCGCCCCGGCGACCGCCACGACTCCGACCGTCGGCTCGGTGGCCGATGTCTCCCCCTCCCCCACGGCACCCGATACCCCGGCCCCCACCGAACCGACGCCCGGCCCCACCAGCCCGCCGCAGGAGGCGAGCGGCAGTTCGCCGGAGAAGGCGGACAAGCCCCAGCAGGAACAGCCTCCGCGGGCCGGGGAGCACGGGGAGAACGATGACGACGAGGGCGACGACTGA
- a CDS encoding energy-coupling factor ABC transporter permease codes for MHIAEGFLPPTHAAAWAAASAPFVVHGVRSLTREVREHPESTLLLGASGAFTFVLSALKLPSVTGSCSHPTGTGLGAILFRPPVMAVLGTITLLFQALLLAHGGLTTLGANVFSMAIAGPWAGYAVYRLLRRYGVRLMVAVFFAAFVADLSTYCVTSVQLALAFPDPGSGFLGALGKFGSIFAVTQIPLAVSEGLLTVLVMRLLVQSSKGELTRLGVLIADKQSRSETEAVAR; via the coding sequence ATGCACATTGCCGAGGGTTTCCTGCCTCCGACGCACGCGGCCGCCTGGGCTGCCGCGTCTGCGCCGTTCGTCGTCCACGGGGTCCGGTCGCTCACCCGTGAGGTGCGCGAGCACCCCGAGAGCACCCTGCTCCTCGGCGCTTCCGGCGCCTTCACGTTCGTCCTGTCCGCCCTGAAACTGCCGTCCGTCACCGGCAGTTGCTCCCACCCCACCGGCACGGGTCTGGGAGCCATCCTGTTCCGGCCGCCCGTCATGGCGGTGCTGGGCACCATCACCCTGCTCTTCCAGGCACTCCTGCTCGCGCACGGCGGTCTGACGACGCTCGGCGCCAACGTCTTCTCCATGGCGATCGCGGGGCCCTGGGCGGGATACGCGGTGTACCGGCTGCTGCGGCGCTACGGCGTGCGGCTGATGGTCGCCGTGTTCTTCGCCGCGTTCGTCGCCGACCTGTCCACCTACTGCGTCACCAGCGTGCAGCTGGCGCTCGCGTTCCCCGACCCGGGCAGCGGGTTCCTGGGCGCGCTCGGTAAGTTCGGCTCCATCTTCGCCGTCACCCAGATCCCGCTCGCGGTGAGCGAGGGCCTGCTGACGGTGCTCGTGATGCGGCTGCTGGTGCAGTCCAGCAAGGGCGAACTGACCCGGCTGGGTGTGCTCATCGCCGACAAGCAGTCCCGCAGCGAGACCGAGGCGGTCGCCCGATGA
- a CDS encoding energy-coupling factor ABC transporter substrate-binding protein yields MSRNTKINVLLLLAVAALAVLPLALGLGDHKEEPFTGADGEAETAITEIEPDYKPWFSPLYEPPSGEIESALFSLQAALGAGVLAYYFGLHRGRRQGERRARERDSASRAAGTAEESTAERA; encoded by the coding sequence ATGAGCAGGAACACGAAGATCAACGTCCTGCTGCTGCTCGCCGTGGCCGCGCTCGCCGTGCTGCCACTCGCGCTCGGCCTCGGCGACCACAAGGAGGAGCCCTTCACCGGCGCCGACGGCGAGGCGGAGACGGCGATCACCGAGATCGAGCCGGACTACAAGCCCTGGTTCTCGCCCCTGTACGAGCCGCCGTCCGGTGAGATCGAGTCGGCGCTGTTCTCCCTCCAGGCGGCGCTCGGCGCCGGTGTCCTCGCCTACTACTTCGGTCTGCACCGGGGCAGGCGGCAGGGTGAGCGGCGGGCACGGGAGCGGGACTCCGCAAGCCGGGCGGCGGGCACCGCCGAGGAGTCCACGGCCGAAAGGGCCTGA
- the cbiQ gene encoding cobalt ECF transporter T component CbiQ, which produces MLPIDAAAHSSRWRHRHPVDKAVLGLGLTALAISLPPWPGAALVLLTALVVLLGPAGVPWRRLWRAYRVPLGFCVTGALTLLVQVGGPEGFVSLAGDGPLRAGELLLRTSAASLGVLLFAFTTPMSDLLPRLVRAGVPAPVVDVALVTYRMSFLLLDSVRRVRDAQAARLGHTTRAAAWRSLGGLGATAFVRAFDRAVRLQAGLAGRGYDGTLRVLVAEARVSVRFTAASCVLLAALAVLTFVLKGR; this is translated from the coding sequence GTGCTGCCGATCGACGCGGCGGCGCACAGCAGTCGCTGGCGCCACCGCCATCCCGTGGACAAGGCCGTGCTCGGGCTGGGTCTGACCGCGCTGGCGATCTCGCTGCCGCCCTGGCCGGGAGCGGCTCTGGTGCTGCTGACCGCCCTGGTGGTGCTGCTGGGTCCGGCGGGCGTGCCCTGGCGCCGGCTGTGGCGGGCCTACCGGGTGCCGTTGGGTTTCTGTGTGACGGGCGCGTTGACGCTGCTCGTGCAGGTCGGCGGGCCGGAGGGCTTCGTCTCCCTCGCCGGTGACGGGCCGCTGCGGGCCGGGGAGTTGCTGCTGCGCACCTCGGCGGCCTCCCTGGGGGTGCTGCTGTTCGCGTTCACCACGCCCATGTCCGACCTGCTGCCGCGTCTGGTGCGGGCCGGGGTGCCCGCGCCGGTCGTCGACGTCGCGCTGGTGACGTACCGCATGAGCTTCCTGCTGCTGGACTCGGTGCGCCGGGTCCGTGACGCGCAGGCCGCCCGGCTCGGCCACACCACGCGGGCCGCCGCCTGGCGTTCGCTGGGCGGTCTCGGCGCCACCGCGTTCGTCCGGGCCTTCGACCGGGCGGTCCGCCTCCAGGCCGGTCTCGCCGGGCGCGGCTACGACGGCACCCTGCGCGTCCTGGTGGCCGAGGCCCGCGTCTCCGTCCGCTTCACGGCCGCCAGTTGCGTGCTCCTCGCGGCGCTGGCCGTCCTCACCTTCGTACTGAAAGGCCGCTGA
- a CDS encoding energy-coupling factor ABC transporter ATP-binding protein, which yields MSEPALVALRGASFAYEDGPAVLSGLDFEIREGRALALLGRNGSGKTTLMRLLSGGLKPHAGRLTVDGQPVTYDRKGLTRLRTTVQLVVQDPDDQLFAASVEQDVSFGPLNLGLDDTEVRARVAQALAALDITALADRPTHLLSYGQRKRTAIAGAVAMRPRVLVLDEPTAGLDPDGQERLLTTLDGLRETGTTVVMATHDVDLALRWADDAALLTPSGVRTGTAPEALSRTDLLREAGLRLPWGAAAAELLRAQGLLTGTEPGPRTPAELAALTAGRPGAHGG from the coding sequence ATGAGCGAGCCCGCCCTCGTCGCCCTGCGGGGCGCGTCCTTCGCCTACGAGGACGGCCCGGCCGTGCTCAGCGGACTCGACTTCGAGATCCGCGAGGGGCGCGCGCTCGCGCTGCTCGGCCGCAACGGCAGCGGCAAGACCACGCTGATGCGGCTCCTCAGCGGCGGACTGAAGCCGCACGCGGGCCGGTTGACGGTCGACGGGCAGCCGGTGACGTACGACCGCAAGGGCCTGACCCGGCTGCGGACGACCGTCCAGCTGGTGGTGCAGGACCCGGACGATCAGCTCTTCGCGGCGTCCGTCGAGCAGGACGTGTCGTTCGGGCCGCTGAACCTCGGTCTGGACGACACGGAGGTGCGGGCGCGGGTGGCGCAGGCGCTCGCCGCCCTGGACATCACCGCCCTGGCCGACCGGCCCACCCATCTGCTCTCCTACGGACAGCGCAAACGCACCGCCATCGCGGGCGCGGTCGCCATGCGGCCCCGTGTTCTCGTCCTCGACGAGCCGACGGCCGGACTCGACCCCGACGGCCAGGAACGGCTCCTCACCACGCTCGACGGACTCCGCGAGACCGGCACCACGGTGGTGATGGCAACTCACGACGTCGACCTCGCCCTGCGCTGGGCCGACGACGCGGCGCTCCTCACCCCGTCCGGGGTCCGCACCGGGACCGCCCCCGAGGCGCTGTCCCGCACCGATCTCCTCCGGGAGGCGGGCCTGCGACTGCCCTGGGGTGCCGCCGCGGCGGAACTCCTGCGCGCGCAGGGGCTGTTGACCGGCACGGAGCCGGGGCCACGTACGCCTGCCGAACTCGCCGCCCTCACGGCCGGACGGCCGGGGGCGCACGGAGGCTGA
- a CDS encoding amidinotransferase gives MGRPETPAVTGEAVERLVSPVNSHTEWDPLEEIIVGRLEGATIPSDHPVVTCNVPPWAGRLQGLAAGFRYPRVLVEQAQQEIDGFVALLESLGVTVRRPDAVDHRRRFGTPDWTSRGFCNTCPRDSMLVIGEEIIETPMAWPCRYFETHSYRPILKDYFRRGARWTAAPKPQLTDELFDPDFRIPKDGEPMRYILTEFEPVFDAADFVRAGRDLFVTRSNVTNRMGVDWLRRHLGPEYRIHEIESRCRTPMHIDTTFVLLAPGKVLVNPEYIDVDRLPDILSSWDVLVAPEPDPIDEALLKVTSMCGKWLSMNVLMIDERRVIAERHHTGMLRALEKWGFEPIPCDLLHYSPFGGSFHCATLDVRRRGLLQSYFD, from the coding sequence ATGGGGAGGCCCGAGACACCGGCCGTGACCGGCGAGGCCGTGGAGCGCCTCGTCTCTCCGGTGAACTCGCACACCGAGTGGGATCCGCTCGAGGAGATCATCGTCGGGCGTCTCGAGGGCGCGACGATCCCCTCCGACCACCCGGTGGTCACCTGCAACGTGCCGCCCTGGGCCGGACGGCTGCAGGGCCTCGCCGCCGGCTTCCGGTATCCGCGCGTGCTCGTCGAGCAGGCCCAGCAGGAGATCGACGGGTTCGTCGCCCTGCTGGAGTCCCTCGGCGTCACGGTCAGGCGGCCGGACGCGGTCGACCACCGGCGCCGCTTCGGCACCCCGGACTGGACCTCACGGGGCTTCTGCAACACCTGCCCGCGGGACAGCATGCTCGTGATCGGCGAGGAGATCATCGAAACCCCGATGGCCTGGCCGTGCCGGTACTTCGAGACCCACTCCTACCGCCCGATTCTCAAGGACTACTTCCGACGCGGCGCGCGCTGGACGGCGGCACCCAAGCCGCAGCTCACGGACGAGCTGTTCGATCCGGACTTCCGGATCCCGAAGGACGGCGAGCCGATGCGGTACATCCTCACCGAGTTCGAGCCCGTCTTCGACGCGGCGGACTTCGTCCGGGCCGGACGGGACCTGTTCGTCACGCGCAGCAACGTCACCAACCGGATGGGCGTCGACTGGCTGCGCCGCCATCTCGGGCCGGAGTACCGCATCCACGAGATCGAGAGCCGCTGCCGCACACCCATGCACATCGACACGACGTTCGTCCTGCTCGCGCCCGGAAAGGTGCTGGTCAACCCCGAGTACATCGACGTCGACCGACTGCCCGACATCCTGAGCTCCTGGGACGTCCTGGTGGCCCCCGAGCCCGACCCGATCGACGAGGCCCTGCTCAAGGTGACGTCGATGTGCGGCAAGTGGCTCAGCATGAACGTCCTCATGATCGACGAACGGCGGGTGATCGCGGAGCGGCACCACACCGGCATGCTGCGCGCCCTGGAGAAGTGGGGCTTCGAGCCCATCCCGTGCGACCTGCTGCACTACTCGCCGTTCGGCGGCTCGTTCCACTGCGCGACGCTCGACGTCCGGCGCCGCGGCCTGCTCCAGTCCTACTTCGACTGA
- a CDS encoding maleylpyruvate isomerase N-terminal domain-containing protein, producing the protein MDLFARSWTALRAAVADLSDEDFSRPSGCTGWLVRDLVCHLVIDAQDVLITLATPADGEPTRDALTYWEISGTPPTGDDPLDALTVRLAAAYEEPRLLTFHLDDVGSAAGRAAELADPSLRVGTRDEVLTVGDYLSTYVMEWTLHHLDLIAHLPDAAQPPAEGLARSREMLERIAGSAFPPSFSDQDALLVGTGRRAPTDEEQAELGELSSKLPLYLG; encoded by the coding sequence GTGGATCTCTTCGCACGCTCCTGGACGGCGTTGCGCGCCGCGGTCGCCGACCTGTCCGACGAGGACTTCTCCCGGCCGTCCGGCTGTACCGGCTGGCTGGTGCGGGACCTGGTGTGCCATCTGGTCATCGACGCGCAGGACGTCCTGATCACCCTCGCCACCCCCGCCGACGGGGAGCCGACCCGGGACGCGCTGACCTACTGGGAGATCTCCGGCACGCCGCCGACCGGAGACGATCCGCTCGACGCGCTGACCGTCCGGCTGGCCGCCGCGTACGAGGAACCGCGCCTGCTCACGTTCCACCTGGACGACGTCGGCTCCGCCGCCGGCCGTGCCGCGGAGCTCGCCGACCCGTCCCTCAGGGTCGGCACCCGTGACGAGGTTCTCACCGTGGGCGACTACCTCTCCACGTACGTCATGGAGTGGACGCTGCACCATCTGGACCTGATCGCCCACCTCCCGGACGCCGCGCAGCCGCCCGCGGAGGGGCTCGCCCGGTCGCGCGAGATGCTGGAGCGGATCGCCGGGAGCGCGTTCCCCCCGTCGTTCTCCGACCAGGACGCGCTGCTGGTCGGCACGGGGCGGCGGGCGCCGACCGACGAGGAACAGGCCGAACTCGGCGAACTGTCCTCGAAGCTCCCGCTGTACCTGGGCTGA